In Streptomyces sp. SID8374, one genomic interval encodes:
- a CDS encoding MoaD/ThiS family protein — translation MAAGTIRYWAAAKAAAGTAEEPYAAATLAEALEAVRERHPGELSRVLQRCSFLIDGNPVGTRGHETVRLAEGGTVEVLPPFAGG, via the coding sequence ATGGCAGCGGGGACGATCCGCTACTGGGCTGCGGCCAAGGCCGCCGCGGGCACCGCGGAGGAGCCGTACGCGGCGGCGACCCTCGCCGAGGCGCTCGAAGCGGTACGCGAACGGCACCCCGGCGAGCTGAGCCGCGTGCTCCAGCGGTGCTCGTTCCTCATCGACGGCAACCCCGTCGGTACCCGTGGGCATGAGACCGTACGCCTTGCCGAGGGCGGCACGGTCGAGGTGCTCCCG